The following proteins come from a genomic window of Acinetobacter baumannii:
- a CDS encoding winged helix-turn-helix transcriptional regulator — MAKARHSSFDCSPGCSVEAAISLIDGKWKCVILWHLLNEGTLRFNEIRKRVPSITQRMLTNQLRELEQDGIIHREVYPQVPPKVEYCLTDLGRGLEQILLALKTWGDAHLDRFGKLTTLETEKSA, encoded by the coding sequence ATGGCAAAAGCTCGACATTCAAGTTTTGACTGCTCACCAGGTTGTTCAGTTGAGGCCGCAATAAGTTTGATTGATGGCAAATGGAAATGTGTCATTCTTTGGCATTTATTAAATGAAGGAACTTTACGATTTAATGAAATTCGTAAACGAGTTCCAAGCATTACACAAAGAATGCTGACCAATCAGCTTCGGGAATTAGAACAAGATGGCATTATTCATCGTGAGGTTTATCCTCAAGTGCCTCCTAAAGTGGAATATTGTCTAACTGATTTAGGGCGCGGGCTTGAGCAGATACTTCTTGCTTTAAAAACTTGGGGAGATGCGCATCTGGATCGGTTTGGTAAGTTAACTACTCTTGAAACTGAAAAGAGCGCCTAA